Proteins from a genomic interval of Toxotes jaculatrix isolate fToxJac2 chromosome 5, fToxJac2.pri, whole genome shotgun sequence:
- the aagab gene encoding alpha- and gamma-adaptin-binding protein p34, whose amino-acid sequence MSAAEETTEMTIPCVLITSSDSSFKEEELIKQILVTNTLPEPTKREETVAWYPWTINNKYYTADVSLCVVPSTFQMSSEIAQSMQAFIAYFDSTVKDGLERLHPWISVVEDLAPEVLILVCDRVCEKGVTRHEAQQWCLAHAFELVELNPQELPDEDDDFPESTGVKRIVQALNANVWSSVEMKDGHNQGFGLMSSLVASRHNNSRNCQDPPSSSVPAEGTLVNEDASHTQSSAHTDSQEDTVVDAMTDLDIQELANLTAGDADVDNFERLFTKLKEMKDKASSLPHEQRKVHAEKVAKAFWMAIGGDVDEIDELSSGEES is encoded by the exons atgtcagctgCAGAAGAAACCACTGAGATGACTATTCCTTGCGTGCTCATCACTAGCTCTGACAGTAGTTTTAAAGAAGAAGAGCTGATAAAAC AGATCCTCGTTACGAATACTTTGCCGGAGCCGACCAAGCGAGAAGAAACAGTAGCCTGGTATCCATGGACAATCAACAACAAATATTATACAGCAGATGTCAGCCTGTGTGTTGTACCAAGCACTTTTCAAATGTCGTCAGAGATCGCCCAGTCCATGCAGGCTTTCATCGCTTATTTTGACAGTACAGTG AAGGATGGTTTGGAACGTCTACATCCGTGGATATCAGTGGTGGAAGATCTTGCTCCAGAGGTGCTCATTCTGGTGTGCGACAGAGTCTGTGAAAAGG GGGTCACCAGACATGAAGCACAGCAGTGGTGTTTGGCTCACGCCTTTGAGCTGGTGGAACTCAATCCACAGGAGCTGCCAGATGAAGATG ATGACTTTCCAGAATCCACAGGGGTAAAGAGAATTGTCCAGGCTCTCAATGCAAACGTGTGGTCCAGTGTGGAGATGAAGGATG GGCACAATCAGGGGTTTGGTCTGATGAGCAGTTTGGTGGCCTCCAGACACAACAATTCACGGAACTGCCAAGATCCACCA TCTTCCAGCGTGCCAGCAGAGGGCACACTTGTTAATGAGGATGCCAGCCACACACAGAgtagtgcacacacagactcacaagagGACACAGTAGTTG ATGCAATGACTGATTTGGACATTCAGGAACTCGCTAATCTGACAGCTGGAGATGCAGATGTGGATAACTTTGAACGCCTCTTTACCAAATTAAAAGAGATGAAAG ACAAAGCTTCTTCATTACCTCATGAGCAGAGAAAGGTTCATGCAGAGAAG gtAGCAAAGGCGTTCTGGATGGCCATTGGTGGCGATGTAGATGAGATAGATGAGTTATCATCGGGTGAGGAAAGCTAA